In the Salvia miltiorrhiza cultivar Shanhuang (shh) chromosome 8, IMPLAD_Smil_shh, whole genome shotgun sequence genome, CAATTCTCTCAACAATACGAAAACTACGAAGACAAACTGCAAGCGCAGCGTTGCTTTCCTTAACGATAGTTACAATCGCAGCCAGCTAAAGAGCGTGTGCGAGAAGCTCGTTCCAAGCAAGTCGCGTTCAGAGTTGCACTTCTCTGTCGTATATCCAGCTGAACGGGATCTTCAGCGCCTGCTTGGCCCTCCCTTGAGCTCTCTCCTCCAGACGTCTGATTCTCGGAGGCAATCCACAGACGTATTCTTGAGCCTTCTGCCCATCCGCGGATAGCCCCGTTATATTTTCAACTTTCCATCGTGCAACCAAGTGTTCTAGAATGTCGGCGTAGTCTCTTGCTGTGTAGACGCCGAGGCGTTGGGCGACGGCCGAGAAGTGGTCGAAGAGGCTGTCATCACGGCCGTCGTACATCAAGTGGGCGGGCATGGagattttcttcttcatcatgTCGGCAAAAGCTAGGACAGTCCCATTGGGGTCGATCTCGAACAGCTTCTCCACTATCTTGGTGTACGCAGTTTCGTGGCGCTTCTCATCCGAGGCGATGGTGCCGCATATCTGAGCCAGCTTGATGTCCCCATGCTCCCGGGCATGTCGGGCTGTGTTTCCGTGGGACACGAACGTAGCCCTTTCTTGGAAGGACGTGTAGATGAATCCGAGGTACGGGTTGTTTTCTGTCCTCGGGTCCTGAAAAGGTTTATATCGAAACGAGATGTCAACACAAGTTGCTCAAAATCTTTTGTAAGACTGTCTCGCGGATCTAGTGTTTCAATCTGAATCTTGACCCGTGAGACAGTCTTACACAAATTCGGGGACAAAGTTACACTGATTGACACGACTCACAAGCAAGTAGGATAGTCAATAGATTTAGACAAACGAGAAACGAAGTTAGTTACCATTCCCGACCCGATGAGATATTGGATAGTCTTCTCGATTTGCTTCATATCTACTCTCCCGCAGAGATAAAGATACTTATTAAGAAGATCTCCGTGCCTATTCTCCTCAGCAGTCCACGCCCTCGTCCAGACTGCCCAAGGAGTTAAGCTCGCCCCCGTTTCATCCCTCACGCCATCCAAGGTGTTGAGCATTGTCTGGTACGTCGGGAGGGCTTCCTCGGTGATCATATCTCCAACCAGAACAACAAAATAATCGTCGGGAATCTCCttagctctctctctcaattcccTGACCTGGTCATGGAATCCATCCGAGGCGGGATCTGGCAAGAAATCCTGAGGCTGCCAACACTTCTCAACTGGTTTAAGGTGAACCAGTAGATTGTCCTCGGCCCAGCCTTCTATAGATTTGAAGATCTCGATCTTTTGAGGGGGCATCGAGTGCGTGACTTGAACGTGAACCTCACGAGGTGCGCTAAAAGGCTTCTTCGCAGTCTCAGCTTCCCTGTAAAAAATTTAAACACATTGTAAGGGAAGTTCACTTGAAGTATCATGATTTGCACAATTTGTCAAGATCTAAACTTCAATTCAAGTCGTAAACATTACCAAGAATACTAGCAGCAAATGCAAAGATAGCCCTTCACCACAACATTAACGGACAAAAGCATTTGCATTACAACGCCAAAAGCAAAATCACCAGTTTATGAAAAATTCGCCCGAGATCAGTGGCATCTCTCACTCTGTTTTCTCATGGCAAGGGATTTGTCATCAATTAGGGGCCGTTTGTGCAATAGGATAGAAGATAGATAACATATGATTTGAGTATATGAAGGATCCGATGATCAAACAAATTCAATATTAATCGCATATTATCTTTATCTATTTATCCTATCACACAAAGTAAACCTTTATCTATCTATCCTATCACACAAAGTACCTtcaaaggtttttttttttttttaaatgcaactTTAGAATCTGTTAGAGTAGATTCATATCATTGTTTCAGCATTGATGGCATGTTACCTCATAAATGCATAACATAATTTTCAAAAGTGGACGTGGCACAAATATGACGATGTCATAAATAAACAAAACCTGAAGAACCATGTCAGCATATTTATGGTGGCACcaacgaagagagagagagagagagagagagagattcaatGCAGTAGAAGTAAGGGTCCCACTACAAGATCTGACATCAAGGAACTCCAAATCGAATGAaaggaaaaattgaaagaaacTTCTGAAAATGACTGAGTAATTGCATGAGGTACTTGACCAAAATATGCTCACATATATGTTCAAGTGTACTAATGGGTTATTGGCGttaaaatacaccaattttaaTCGATTTTTGACTTTGCACACCAACTTTAAAACCGTGacaaaatacacgaacttaacaattcatgtaatttcatcaaGATTGAGATTTTCATCCAAAATAAAGCCGACTTGGCAGCTCGGTGGCATAAATCGCATGAATTGGTCCACAGAGTTGCAACGCCAAGTTTAAATTTTGCGAAAATCTCAATTGTGATAAAATTACAACAATTGTTACGTTCGTGTATttttgtagtaattttaaagtTAGTGTGCAAAACCAAAAAATCCGCCAAACATATGACTTGGATTCTGAAGACAAATGGTCTCACAAAAGGTTTTGTGATGAAAGAATTATTCTTAATCACCCCATTAATGAGTGAGCAGCAATCAGTCAACAaaaaactggaaataaataaataaactgacatctgagagaaaaataaattaataaacgaTTGAAAACGACTGCAGTGAGGATCTAGACCAACTAATCTCTACCAACTCCGCAGAAACCATGAagctaaaaatggcaaaaatccaaaacaaagaaacaactACTAAATCTAGCATATTTCAGTAACTCCTGAAATAATAGTATTTAAATAAATGCCTGTGTTCATAAGGATAACAAAAGGGGAATAATATTTCACAATGTgcatttattgaaaataataacAATTAAAGAAATCAAGaactaaattaatttcaatttgcAGTGTTATAGTATTGCCCCCCCAACCCCTCCCCCACCCCAAAATATgtacatacatatacatatattacacacacacacatacattaAATGAGTAAATGATGGAATGATACCacagaaaaaaaaactatttggcaaaataaactTTAAAGCCCAATTTATCACAGCAAGAACACAAATTCAAAAATGAAAGCAGAGAATCGATATCATTAAACAGCGCGAATTCAACAAAATTGAGccaaaaaagtaaaagaaatcCCAATCTGCAACACGgaggaaaaggaaaaggaaaattgCGGCGAGCTCAAAACACATTTGGgggaaaataatgaatatttcatattaaaaataaacaaataatgaAATTACGGCTTACCTTGAACCGGAACGAAGAGTGGAAGCCATGAAGAATTTAGGAGATCTGCAGCTGGCGGCGGGAGGAAGAGCGAAAGAGGGGCATTTTGGTGATTGGAAGTTTATGGCATTCAGCTTCATCGCCATCTCCTTCGCAGCAAAATCTTGTGTAGACTGTTGCTCAGTTTTTCAGGCTGTATTTCCTCCACAAGTGAGGAAATGGCAAAtgatgtgtgtgtgagagagacagagagagatggtgtgtgagagagagagagagatggttgtGAGGCTGGGCCAACTGGGTTAATCTCTGATCATTTATATGTGTATGTTGTGTGTAAATGTGTGGGTAAAATGACGATATTGCCCTTTtcgtacttttatttttagatttGTTGTGGtcctttttttatattttatgtcGGATTAATAGTGTTTTGTGtaagatatttttatttttttacttttttaataatctccagctttcagtattttccGTAAAATGTTCTGCGATCATTCCATGACGGAAAGATGAGACTTCGTGGAATTATTTTTCACTTCGCcatacgaaacgacgtcgttttgatgtttggtgggaaaaaaatgaaaaaaatcaaaaatctcTCCATCTCTCATCATTGCTAAtcgtggtggcggcggcggtagGCAGCGATCTTTTAGCCGGAGTTAAGAGGAAGATTGTTGCAAATTTAGTAGTTAGTGTGTGaatttttcaacttttttaCACTTAAATATCGTTTTGATGcttagatgaaaaaaaaaattacatctaAATTTGATAAGATGAATCATCTTTCCGTCATCAAATTTATATGAGgggacattttataaaaaaagattgaaacttaaggagttttaagaaaaaaacaaaagtttggatcatttaataaaaaatactgaCGATACAAAATATTAACTGTTTTATATTCTTAGCTCTCTTTATTATTCTTAACGCTTACGTTTTTGTAACTTAAATGAGAGTttatcttttcctttttttccaagggaaaaaaaacatttattttGAATGCAATGATAATTACACAAAAATTTTGGTACAATCAGGTGTATCGTATAATCGAATTGACCCGCACCTAAAATAGTACTACTATTTATAAGGTTTGGGTCAGGATACAGGTTCGGATCAGGGTGCAGGCCAGAGTTTAAGTGAAGATGCAATCCAGTTATACGGTACATTCGATTGTACCCAAAACCATCTCTGATAGTTATAGGCTCATTGCTGATAGCTACGAAATAAGATCAACCTAAAAAATACTTCttcgtttttaatttttttgaaataaataatattcTGACTTTGTTCCTCTTCGATTTCGTTGTTACCTTAATTGCTCATCTCAAACATCATACCATTCTTCATTAATTACAGATTCATAattttaaccaaaaaaaaaacttaatttttatgtactatataattaaaattaaaattggatGAATAGCAAAATCGACAAAATCAATTATTGTTGCAATAGCTTATAATCACATGTGACATGTCTAAAGCCAAAATATGATCAATACCAATTAACACGAGATATACCAAATAGGGGCAATAGTGTCAATACATAAAATGTAGGGGCATTAGATTAATTAGATCATAAATGTTGTTTGTTGTATGGTTATACCACTAACCCTATATTAACGAATATTAAaacacaattttatttaaaaaatgaaaaacttaaacatagaagaaaaaataaatccTGCAGAAAATTGCCAAAAcgaaaaaaaagttaaaaatgaCAAACAAATTGATATTTCCATTTGTCACCTTCTTCCACTGCATGAATCCCACTCGTTGcccctattatttattttgttgacaaatcacACTAAACAATTatgataatttattataatgtcATTTCCTACACGTCTccattttgttttgtttttgttcattTATGTGTGTTACATCAACTCGGATTCATATGTAACTCTTTGTATGATTGATTTGAATGTTCTtgatttaattcataaaaaattgCTTTCCTTAGTTTACATTAATAATCGAGTCAAATTATAATTAAGCAAGCGTCTTTGTCTTTGCATTATAATTATGATCAAAGAATAGAAAAAACAATAACACACATCAATGcatcatataaaattatatttgaaaCTCGAACTTTCCATCCTATCTTTTGGATATTGTACGTTCCGATGcgaattaatacaaatttaacTCGAGGGCTCAAAAAAATCTAGCTAGAGTGTGCTCGAAGCTTACGCTAAAAATTTAGAATAGGGCTTCATTAAAAACCTCTCAATATAATATACCAAAATTTTAAACAGGAGAAGGATACTCGTTTAAAACAATACACTACaatttcaaaaacaaaaaaataaaataaatcaaattacaTCAATTTGGGTAACGGATATAAAAAGTAGAAGGcatatatatcatttttttagATACAATTAAGATACATAGTAtgaatttgaatatatattaaaaatcaaTGATATAATGATACTATTCATTTCCCTAAATATATGAGAAACATTGCAATTTATATTGGTGAGGAAATGAAGAACTATGTAACCATCAAGGCTTGAttcttcaaataaatattttttcatataattATCTATGGTATAAAAATGAGTCTaggtatatattttataaaacagaaaccattttcaatttttaaatcgTGAAGATCTAAAGTAGATTAATTCATGACTTTACTGAATAAACTTATGCTTCTAGGATTGGCAAAAATTCCATCTTTTTGAATccaatattttcaaaatattttaattaatttataacgAATTTGAACCTATTTTATAacgataaattatataataatgatAACAAATCGTTGAAATCTCTCCATTATTTCACATGGTTGCATATTAACAATACTCTCATGCATGCACACTCAAACAAGTatggaaaaataaaaacactctcACAAAATACACAAATTAACAAATCCCCCAAAAGAAAACACACAAATTCCATCACACAAATCTATTGAAAGGCCTCCTCCCAACCGCCGCCGGCATCGACACCGTCGAATCCACGCTCAAATCTCCCCTAAAATGCGAAGAAGTATGTTTATCCGGCGCCTTTTGCGTGGCCGCACCGCCATCTTCCGCAGATCCTCTATTCCACTTGAAAGAGCCGATCATATTCGACGTCAAGGAGAACGAAAACCGCCTCTTCGACTCGTTGGCCGGAGTTTCCAAAACCCTCTCCTTCGGATTACTGCTTGCCCTCGCCTTGGCCTTAGCCGAGGCAGTTGGTGTCATGTAGTTTGGAACGGAGAATCCGTCGTCATTTTCGCCTCTAAGTGGAAAGTGGTCGTAGGTTGCCGGTGGCAGAGTTTTGGTCGGTGCCGGGAAGTAGGGTTTTACCTTAGTAGGGTTTGTAGACCTAGTTGATAGTGGAGTGACAATCTCATGACTCTCTGTAGTGAAGTTCCCGCGCTTGCTCCTCGCCCTAGGCCTAGTCCTGTGCTCCGAGACGGGCCTAGGGGGCGTCACAATGACATCTTTAGTCATTGCGGTTGTTGGTGGTGGCGGGAGCTGACGTTCTAGCCAATTCCACCACCAGGGGAGCCCGTTGGACCGGATGTCTGGGGCTCCATGAGATGATTGAGCCTTCCACGACTGGCAACGAGAAATGGCAAAAACATGTAAATTGAGGGAGTTATGATAGGTAACTAGGTAAGATCATGCTTATTTAGTACTTTTATATATAGATTGGCATTTGTGGatagtttttataatttttcaattttttcacaTATTTTTAACCCACCCTCAAAGTTAAAAACATCGATCGGTCTAAGATTTAAGGAtgcgattttttattttcttaccCGATGAGAATATGCATAGGCcatggctctctctctcttcatcacTGCTTCAACTTTCTTTCTCAACCTTCCTTCTATTTCCTCTTTTGTTAGCACACTATCATCCCAGTCGTCGCTATCGCCTGCTTCATGCTAAAAAATCGACACACATTTTCATCACCAGAAACTACTATTAgaaaaatgcacatacataacgaAAATTAGTGCATTTCTTCCCAATTTTCCTTGCATAAACTagataaaaacaaacaaacgaagCAATTTCAAGAAATCGAACAATCTCAACCCGATAAAGGGGAACATTTTTAAGATTCTTGAAGAAACATTAAACATAAAAGATATAGGAGCTCACCAATTGGTTCAAACTCCATTTGCTCAAGTTATTACTCTCCAATTCTTTGTTGTTCCTATATGCTTGATGCTGGATTGCCTGGTTTTCGAGCATTTGTACGCGTCTCGACTGGATTTGTGTCTGGATTCGGACAAGAAGTTGCATTTGTTTCATGGCATTCATCGTCTGTCTCTTCGCATTTGTGCTCCTTACCACTCCTTGAAGCCTCACTAGGCCTCTCAGAGCTCGGAAATTCCGCCTCGCCTGcattttttcaatatatatctgaggataaatatcactttttaACCCAGAGTATTTGCATTTTTTTCAGGTCCCACTTTTTTTCATGGTACTCGAATAGAAGCCAACGTATATCTTATGCAAAATTTCAATTGCCAAAAACAAGACTTGTTATAAAAAAATGGGTCCGTTTCTAGATTTGAAAACAATATCAAATTATTAGGTATTCACTGTCATATCTGAAAGAAACACGCGTACGAATATTGGCTTTTAAAGTACTCCCTCTTTCgacaaaaaaattatcacattGCAACAGCacagcacgagttttaataaaatatgaatgaagTTGTTATTGGAGTAAGAGTCTCATTTTAAatgatatatatacataattacaAAACTACCCTTAGAAATAGATATAAGTATAAATTTTATAGATGTATcaaaaattagaataataaaCACTTTTATAATAATACTCATTTCATCTCACTAAATATTATTGAGAAGAAGATTGATTAAAGGATAAAGTGATTGATAGTGGTGGAGCCCACAACTCTTTGTTAGAGaaagtaatttattttttaatgagtCATTATTAATGAGAcaaacgaaaaagaaaagtgacgGAAGGGAGTAATAGATATTGAAAGTTATGATTTTCCATACCAAGTAGCCTCTGAATGTAGATTGGATCATAGTCGCCGACCGGTGTTGGTTCCTCATGCTCATCTCCGGCCTCTGCACATACCTAACTTCCCATCGACTCTGATTCGCCTCAGGAGTCAGGGCCGGGGGAAGAGTGGTCCTCAGGGAAGTAAACCTAGTCGAAGAAACTCTTTGGGAAGCAGCATTAGGGGAAGTAGCCCCATAAGGAGCGGTCGTTGGAGAGGCCGGCCTCCAGAGTGAGGCCGGTGGGACCCTTGTCTCCGCTGAAGATGCCGGAGGCGGCCTCACGAGCAGTTGATCCGCCTCCCCTAATATCTTCTCGATGCTGCTCGGCTCTTTGAATCGAGGAAGGAACGATTTTGCTTCACCATGATGTAAAATCCCTTTACTTGCCTTCTTCTCCTTGCTGCTTCTCTTATCTGATCCCTACATACAgttatctcaaaaaaaaaattaaaaataatcaaacagtaaaaataaattcttgatCATATGATGGtgttataaaaattaagaaaaatgctttaaaaataaacagaaataaCACATGCAATAGTCCAATCAATGGATCAAATCCTAGGATCTTGAAATGGTAATGACAAATAGAATATTGAagcatattttgatgatttttttgcTTCCCAAATATTCAAAAAAGAACACAGATGGTGTTCTTAAAAAATGAAGAGATATACTAACAAAAATCAACAGAAATCaaatcacacatacacacaTACAATAGTCCAATTTTGAAATGCTAGATAAATAGAATATCAAGAGCTTACTTTGATGACTTATACTGCTTCCTAAATATTCAAACAACAATTCAGATTCTTGATACTATGAAGATATACTAAAAGTAAGCCAAATTCAAGAAAAATCAAATGCTGCTCTTAATACTGAATCAGCTAAAGAAGGAGGGAAGAGGGagacgaagacgaagacgaagaaATCACACATTCAATTGTATGATTCCTTAAAACATATTGCAGCTTCTTACATAGGATGATGGCTTGTCCTTTGATTCGTGCACGAAAACTCTCTTGATTGTCGAAAACCAGCTTCCCTTCTTTCCCATGTTCTCAGCATTACTGTTTCTCCCTACACAAGAAGCAGATGCAAACAAATTATGCATTGCATATGTTAACTTGAAAGAAACAGAGCAAAAAACAGAGCAAGAAACAGAGCAGAAGATCAAAGAGACCTAAGGCAGATTGTGGTAGGAAAATACTATATAAATCATGCAATAATCATTTACAAACAACACTTCTAACATATTTAATCATATATATGAagaaattttaagaaaaagttgatGAAGGAAGGCCAAGATTCTTACCGAATTCTAGTATTTGTAGTCAAATCCAGACAGAGATTTGTGATGCGTCTCTAGTTCATAATCAAAGTTTCATTTTTCCATTGTCTAAACTCTGaaaaaatttcaagaattagagagagagagagatccacACAATTTTAAGGAAATCCCAATACATTGATTTATGGAAACATtacaaaatcaagaaaagaattaaaaggCCAGAAATCAAAACTGCActaacattaaataaaataaaatcttgaTAAGATATTAAATATAGGAAAATTagagaaaaaagaaacataCATTTTTCACCATTTTGAAGGCAGAAAAGGCCTAATCCCAAGAGATCATCTCATGCAATCTTGCAATCTCATTAAAGAGGTAAATTTATTTACCTTAAAAACTATTTTCTCCAACCTTCAGAAGCCTTCCAAGACAACTGCACCAACTATCtaaatctctctctttctctctctctcatacacaTGTAAGAATGTGAGcagctttctctctctagctctCTAGCCATCCTCTTTCTTAGTGTAGAATAACAGCATGCTTCTTTCCTTCGTAATCTAGctaccctctctctctctctctctctctctgaatctTTTTTCCAACTTCTACACCTCAgaatgtgtgtatgtgtgtgttgtTGAATGTTTGAATATGTTGAGCTTTAGAGTTAGATTCTTGCTTGCAAAATATTGCaactttatctctctctctctctctctctctctctctcttgttgtGGAATCATGATGAttcatgatgatgatgaaaggTATAATATATGCTTATTTTTTACTTTCT is a window encoding:
- the LOC130999759 gene encoding protein IQ-DOMAIN 14-like → MGKKGSWFSTIKRVFVHESKDKPSSYGSDKRSSKEKKASKGILHHGEAKSFLPRFKEPSSIEKILGEADQLLVRPPPASSAETRVPPASLWRPASPTTAPYGATSPNAASQRVSSTRFTSLRTTLPPALTPEANQSRWEVRYVQRPEMSMRNQHRSATMIQSTFRGYLARRNFRALRGLVRLQGVVRSTNAKRQTMNAMKQMQLLVRIQTQIQSRRVQMLENQAIQHQAYRNNKELESNNLSKWSLNQLHEAGDSDDWDDSVLTKEEIEGRLRKKVEAVMKRERAMAYAYSHRSWKAQSSHGAPDIRSNGLPWWWNWLERQLPPPPTTAMTKDVIVTPPRPVSEHRTRPRARSKRGNFTTESHEIVTPLSTRSTNPTKVKPYFPAPTKTLPPATYDHFPLRGENDDGFSVPNYMTPTASAKAKARASSNPKERVLETPANESKRRFSFSLTSNMIGSFKWNRGSAEDGGAATQKAPDKHTSSHFRGDLSVDSTVSMPAAVGRRPFNRFV
- the LOC130999760 gene encoding stearoyl-[acyl-carrier-protein] 9-desaturase, chloroplastic-like, which gives rise to MAMKLNAINFQSPKCPSFALPPAASCRSPKFFMASTLRSGSREAETAKKPFSAPREVHVQVTHSMPPQKIEIFKSIEGWAEDNLLVHLKPVEKCWQPQDFLPDPASDGFHDQVRELRERAKEIPDDYFVVLVGDMITEEALPTYQTMLNTLDGVRDETGASLTPWAVWTRAWTAEENRHGDLLNKYLYLCGRVDMKQIEKTIQYLIGSGMDPRTENNPYLGFIYTSFQERATFVSHGNTARHAREHGDIKLAQICGTIASDEKRHETAYTKIVEKLFEIDPNGTVLAFADMMKKKISMPAHLMYDGRDDSLFDHFSAVAQRLGVYTARDYADILEHLVARWKVENITGLSADGQKAQEYVCGLPPRIRRLEERAQGRAKQALKIPFSWIYDREVQL